In one window of Haloprofundus halophilus DNA:
- a CDS encoding prolyl oligopeptidase family serine peptidase, which yields MHEPPQTPRREVVDTLHGEEVTDPYRWLEAESAEVSEWVERQNAYAESMLDVPARRVLEARFDELARATDYEAVRPAAGRYFQRVKAHDDEQPVLCVRDSLDGDRRTLVDPNEWSDDGTVSMDWFVPHPDGEFLAYGVATGGDEQYDVRIIDVVSGDLVDELVGVGRISATGFAWTADGFYYVSTGTREGDGVRQLDKEIRHHVLGSPSDTDALVVDDFEEQVWPVLETDDDVLVVQYYEGWDRSEVYALDETPDAGRTEPVDLVPVVTEFDATFEPTLRDGYLYLLTDFDAPRSRLLGCDVETALSGDAHPDEMDVVVPEHKEILRDIALGDDRIVAHYHRNAHSALSTFTRDGERVGRIDLPEYAAVAGTYAWDGELFYTVESFERPPRVCCADLETEETRTLDEPEVGIEADLEVKQEWFESADGTRIPAFVVHRSDLELDGDNPTVLTGYGGFRVNRTPTFNRFAVPFLEAGGVYVSATLRGGAEFGEQWHEAGRRGNKQNVFDDATAVAEGLVERRYTNPDRLAVSGGSNGGLLVGALITQRPDLFGAALCLVPLLDMLRFHNFLLGPSWTTEYGSPDDPVDYEYIRAYSPYHNVERTEYPATLFTTAAGDTRVHPSHARKMTARLQAVNTGDEPVLLRTEEKAGHGLGKPTSMYVTEQAEQWGFLCRSLGLDADDLRSTERPPSA from the coding sequence ATGCACGAACCTCCGCAGACGCCGCGCCGTGAGGTGGTCGACACCCTCCACGGCGAGGAGGTTACCGACCCCTACCGCTGGTTGGAAGCCGAGTCTGCCGAAGTCAGCGAGTGGGTCGAACGACAGAACGCCTACGCCGAGTCTATGCTGGACGTTCCGGCGAGACGCGTTCTCGAAGCGCGGTTCGACGAACTCGCTCGCGCCACCGACTACGAGGCGGTGCGGCCCGCGGCCGGCCGCTACTTCCAGCGCGTGAAAGCCCACGACGACGAACAGCCGGTGTTGTGCGTCCGGGACTCGCTCGACGGCGACCGACGGACGCTCGTCGACCCCAACGAGTGGTCCGACGACGGCACCGTCTCGATGGACTGGTTCGTCCCGCACCCCGACGGCGAGTTCCTCGCCTACGGCGTCGCTACCGGCGGCGACGAGCAGTACGACGTTCGTATCATCGACGTCGTCTCCGGCGACCTGGTCGACGAACTCGTCGGCGTCGGGCGCATCTCCGCGACCGGTTTCGCGTGGACCGCCGACGGCTTCTACTACGTCTCTACCGGCACCCGAGAGGGAGACGGCGTCCGCCAACTCGACAAAGAGATCAGACACCACGTGCTCGGGTCGCCGAGCGACACCGACGCGCTCGTCGTCGACGACTTCGAAGAGCAGGTCTGGCCCGTGCTCGAAACCGACGACGACGTCCTCGTCGTCCAGTACTACGAGGGCTGGGACCGCTCCGAGGTGTACGCGCTCGACGAGACGCCGGACGCCGGACGCACCGAACCGGTGGACCTCGTCCCCGTCGTCACGGAGTTCGACGCGACGTTCGAGCCGACGCTCCGCGACGGCTACCTCTACTTGCTCACCGACTTCGACGCGCCGCGTTCCCGACTGCTCGGCTGCGACGTGGAGACGGCGCTCTCTGGCGACGCGCACCCCGACGAGATGGACGTCGTCGTCCCCGAACACAAGGAGATTCTCCGCGACATCGCCCTCGGCGACGACCGAATCGTCGCCCACTACCACCGCAACGCGCACTCGGCGCTGTCGACGTTCACCCGCGACGGCGAGCGCGTCGGTCGCATCGACCTCCCCGAGTACGCCGCCGTCGCCGGGACGTACGCGTGGGACGGCGAGCTGTTCTACACCGTCGAGTCGTTCGAGCGCCCGCCGCGGGTCTGCTGTGCGGACCTCGAAACCGAGGAGACGCGCACGCTCGACGAACCCGAGGTCGGAATCGAAGCCGACCTCGAAGTGAAACAGGAGTGGTTCGAGTCCGCCGACGGCACGCGTATCCCGGCGTTCGTCGTCCACCGCTCGGACCTCGAGCTGGACGGCGACAACCCGACGGTTCTGACGGGCTACGGCGGCTTCCGGGTCAACCGCACGCCGACGTTCAACCGCTTTGCCGTCCCGTTTCTCGAAGCGGGCGGCGTCTACGTGTCGGCGACGCTGCGCGGCGGCGCGGAGTTCGGCGAACAGTGGCACGAGGCGGGTCGACGCGGGAACAAACAGAACGTGTTCGACGACGCCACCGCCGTCGCCGAGGGCCTCGTCGAGCGCCGGTACACGAACCCGGACCGCCTCGCCGTCTCCGGGGGCTCTAACGGCGGCTTGCTCGTCGGTGCGCTCATCACGCAACGCCCGGACCTCTTCGGCGCGGCGCTGTGTCTCGTCCCGCTGTTGGACATGCTGCGCTTCCACAACTTCCTGCTCGGTCCGTCGTGGACGACGGAGTACGGCAGCCCCGACGACCCCGTCGACTACGAGTACATCCGTGCGTACTCGCCGTACCACAACGTCGAGCGGACCGAGTACCCGGCGACGCTGTTCACGACGGCGGCCGGCGACACCCGCGTCCACCCGAGCCACGCCCGGAAGATGACCGCGCGACTGCAGGCGGTCAACACCGGCGACGAACCGGTGTTGCTCCGCACCGAGGAGAAAGCGGGACACGGCCTCGGCAAACCCACCTCGATGTACGTCACCGAACAGGCCGAGCAGTGGGGCTTTCTCTGTCGCTCCCTGGGGCTCGACGCCGACGACCTGCGGTCGACGGAGCGGCCGCCGTCGGCGTAG
- a CDS encoding CopG family ribbon-helix-helix protein — translation MTVVSVSMPEELLARIDAFAEDHGYTGRSEVVREASRNLLGEFEDTRLEDRELMGVVTVVFDYETTSVEERMMHLRHEHESLVASNFHSHVGAHYCMELFVLEGTLEEISTFVGKVRATRDTLSVDYSVMPVDKFGPLADVE, via the coding sequence ATGACCGTCGTCAGCGTCTCCATGCCGGAGGAACTGTTGGCACGCATCGACGCGTTCGCCGAGGACCACGGCTACACCGGCCGCAGCGAGGTCGTCCGCGAAGCCTCCCGCAACCTCCTCGGCGAGTTCGAGGACACGCGCTTGGAAGACCGCGAACTCATGGGCGTCGTCACCGTCGTCTTCGACTACGAGACGACGAGCGTCGAAGAGCGGATGATGCACCTGCGCCACGAACACGAGAGTCTCGTCGCCTCGAACTTCCACAGTCACGTCGGCGCGCACTACTGTATGGAACTGTTCGTCCTCGAAGGGACGCTCGAAGAGATTTCGACGTTCGTCGGCAAGGTCCGCGCGACCAGAGACACGCTCTCCGTCGACTACTCGGTGATGCCCGTCGACAAGTTCGGCCCGCTGGCCGACGTCGAGTGA
- a CDS encoding metal ABC transporter permease — protein MTAAPLPQSSTVLLLEFVNRLVQLFGDGMCAATRPLGFEILCYQFMQQAFVAGLCVGVVAPLVGSFLVHREMAFIGDTLAHTAFAGVAIGLFLGSAFEIGVSPYVTALVVAVLSALLIELIADYTDAYGDVSMAIVLSGGFALGTVVISLTDGGIAVGISQYLFGSLSTVTLENASVLLLLSALVVGVVGLTYKQLLFVTFDETAARVARVNVPLYNRLMVMLTALVVVAAMQIMGVILVAAMLVVPVAAAAQVARSFRESVLVAVVVGELAVLLGLAASYQYGVAAGGAIVLVAIGLYAVAVVGDRVAPRRSETATEATADGGDVRNAEGRP, from the coding sequence ATGACCGCCGCGCCGCTCCCACAGAGTTCGACCGTGCTCCTCTTGGAGTTCGTGAACCGGTTAGTGCAGCTGTTCGGCGACGGGATGTGCGCGGCGACGCGACCGCTCGGTTTCGAGATTCTCTGCTATCAGTTCATGCAACAGGCGTTCGTCGCCGGCCTCTGCGTCGGCGTCGTCGCGCCGCTCGTCGGCAGTTTCCTCGTCCACCGCGAGATGGCGTTCATCGGCGACACGCTGGCGCACACCGCCTTCGCGGGCGTCGCTATCGGGCTGTTTCTCGGGTCGGCGTTCGAAATCGGCGTCTCGCCGTACGTGACGGCGCTCGTCGTCGCCGTCCTCTCGGCGCTACTCATCGAACTCATCGCCGACTACACCGACGCTTACGGCGACGTCTCGATGGCCATCGTCCTCTCGGGCGGCTTCGCGCTCGGAACGGTCGTCATCAGTCTCACCGACGGCGGTATCGCCGTCGGTATCAGCCAGTACCTCTTCGGCAGTCTCTCGACGGTGACGCTGGAGAACGCCTCGGTGCTGCTGTTGCTCAGCGCGCTCGTCGTCGGCGTCGTCGGCCTGACGTACAAACAGCTCCTGTTCGTCACGTTCGACGAGACGGCCGCACGCGTCGCCCGGGTGAACGTCCCGCTGTACAACCGCCTGATGGTGATGCTGACGGCGCTCGTGGTCGTCGCCGCCATGCAGATTATGGGCGTCATCCTCGTCGCGGCGATGCTCGTCGTCCCCGTCGCCGCCGCGGCGCAGGTCGCCCGCAGCTTCCGCGAGTCGGTGCTCGTCGCCGTCGTCGTCGGCGAACTGGCCGTCCTCCTCGGCCTCGCGGCCTCCTACCAGTACGGCGTCGCCGCCGGCGGGGCCATCGTCCTCGTCGCCATCGGCCTCTACGCCGTCGCCGTCGTCGGCGACCGGGTCGCCCCCCGGCGCTCCGAGACGGCGACCGAGGCCACCGCCGACGGCGGGGACGTCAGAAACGCAGAGGGCCGGCCGTAA
- a CDS encoding metal ABC transporter ATP-binding protein translates to MTAIELSDVTFGYTDTPVVEDVSLSVEEGEFLGLVGPNGSGKSTLLRLMLGLASPDAGTVELFGESARSFDAGERLGYVAQDVANAATEMPITVREVVEMGRYPHVGFGRLGAEDRRIVADALDTVGVAELADRRLAHLSGGQRQRVFIARALAGEADLLALDEPAVGVDADSREAFYDLLRDLNDDGLTVVLIEHDIGVVTEHATTVACLNRRLFFHGEPSGFAESDALSRAYGANQRMLEHDHSHDHAHDHTHDHSHDSTRSQP, encoded by the coding sequence ATGACCGCAATCGAGCTATCCGACGTCACGTTCGGCTACACCGACACGCCGGTCGTCGAAGACGTGTCGCTCAGCGTCGAGGAGGGCGAGTTCCTCGGCCTCGTCGGGCCGAACGGCTCCGGTAAGAGCACGCTCCTGCGACTGATGCTCGGACTCGCCAGCCCCGACGCGGGGACCGTCGAACTGTTCGGCGAGTCCGCGCGGTCGTTCGACGCGGGGGAGCGCCTCGGCTACGTCGCCCAGGACGTCGCCAACGCCGCGACGGAGATGCCCATCACCGTCCGCGAAGTCGTCGAGATGGGTCGCTACCCCCACGTCGGCTTCGGTCGACTCGGCGCGGAAGACCGCCGCATCGTCGCCGACGCGCTCGACACCGTCGGCGTCGCCGAGCTCGCCGACCGCCGTCTCGCGCACCTCTCGGGCGGGCAGCGACAGCGCGTGTTCATCGCTCGCGCGCTCGCGGGAGAGGCGGACCTGCTCGCGCTGGACGAACCCGCCGTCGGCGTCGACGCCGACTCCAGAGAGGCGTTCTACGACCTCCTCCGGGACCTCAACGATGACGGCCTGACCGTCGTGCTCATCGAACACGACATCGGCGTCGTCACCGAGCACGCGACCACCGTCGCCTGCCTGAACCGTCGGCTGTTCTTCCACGGCGAGCCTTCGGGCTTCGCCGAGAGCGACGCGCTCTCGCGGGCGTACGGCGCGAACCAGCGGATGCTGGAACACGACCACAGCCACGACCACGCCCACGACCACACCCACGACCACAGCCACGACAGCACCCGCTCGCAACCATGA
- a CDS encoding metal ABC transporter substrate-binding protein, translating into MSLHNRRDVLGMGAGLLTAALAGCTDTNASGGSSGANGEDEPTAQASFFVLSDFASSVAGDAAAVENLVPFGQHGHGWEPGPDLQRTVLQSDAFVYMGEGFQPWADNVVTNLEDAESDVAVIEARHGVDLLGAPSDGDDHGDDHGDEAHQNETHEEEHHNESEDSGGREHEHSDADPHFWLDPTRAATAVETIRDGFAEFDESNADVYAENADAYVQTLEELDATFEERLSGRQRDDVLVAGHNALQYLDDRYGFHVHALTGLSPDDQPSAQDITRAQGLVEEHGITHVFAPVFESDRAARQLVEETDAEDTLPVTSIPGVTEEWNEKGWGYVEVMREVNLGSLETALGAE; encoded by the coding sequence ATGAGTCTTCACAACCGCAGAGATGTCCTGGGGATGGGCGCCGGGCTCCTGACCGCGGCACTCGCCGGGTGTACGGATACGAACGCGAGCGGGGGGTCCAGCGGGGCGAACGGGGAGGACGAGCCGACGGCGCAGGCGTCTTTCTTCGTCCTCTCGGATTTCGCGTCGAGCGTCGCCGGCGACGCGGCCGCCGTCGAGAACCTCGTTCCGTTCGGCCAGCACGGCCACGGATGGGAACCCGGACCGGACCTCCAGCGAACGGTGTTGCAGTCGGACGCGTTCGTCTACATGGGCGAGGGGTTCCAGCCGTGGGCGGACAACGTCGTCACGAACCTCGAAGACGCAGAGAGCGACGTGGCTGTCATCGAAGCGCGTCATGGGGTCGACTTGCTCGGTGCTCCGAGCGACGGCGACGACCACGGCGACGACCACGGCGACGAAGCGCATCAGAACGAAACTCACGAAGAGGAGCATCACAACGAGTCCGAGGACAGTGGCGGCCGCGAACACGAGCACAGCGATGCGGACCCCCACTTCTGGCTGGACCCCACGCGCGCGGCGACTGCAGTCGAGACCATCAGAGACGGCTTCGCCGAGTTCGACGAGTCGAACGCCGACGTCTACGCCGAGAACGCCGACGCTTACGTTCAGACGCTCGAAGAACTCGACGCGACGTTCGAGGAGAGGCTGTCGGGGCGACAGCGCGACGACGTCCTCGTCGCCGGACACAACGCGCTCCAGTATCTCGACGACCGCTACGGGTTCCACGTCCACGCGCTGACCGGCCTCTCGCCCGACGACCAACCGTCGGCGCAGGACATCACACGGGCACAGGGGCTCGTCGAGGAGCACGGCATCACGCACGTCTTCGCGCCCGTGTTCGAGTCCGACCGCGCCGCTCGACAGCTGGTCGAAGAGACCGACGCCGAGGATACCCTCCCGGTCACGTCGATTCCGGGCGTGACCGAGGAGTGGAACGAGAAGGGGTGGGGGTACGTCGAGGTGATGCGAGAGGTGAACCTCGGCAGCCTCGAGACCGCGCTCGGGGCAGAATGA
- the secY gene encoding preprotein translocase subunit SecY, with protein sequence MGWKETAEPVLTRMPAVERPEGHVPFRRKLGWTAGILVLYFFLTNVTLFGLDVSTQSDLFGRFRSILAGAQGSILQLGIGPIVTASIVLQLLGGADLLGLDTNDPRDQILYQGLQKFLVVVMICLTGIPMVFAGNFLPPSQAVAEALGISATGVRTLLFAQIFVGGVLILFMDEIVSKWGVGSGVGLFIIAGVSQQLVGGLFAWPSLGGAPGFIPTWIGILTGSQQLADGQLLTGAGIQALLFQPGQILALFTTVLIFAIVVYAESVRVEIPLSHARVKGARGRFPVKLIYASVLPMILVRALQANVQFLGRILYSQSPAGANAITLFGTSMPWLGQYGSDGQPVGGLFYYFAPIQAPQDWLWFLAGTAAEPWQILIRVAIDLTFMVIGGAIFAIFWVETTGMGPESTARQIQNSGMQIPGFRRNPQVIEKVMERYIPQVTVIGGALVGLLAVMANMLGTIGQVSGTGLLLTVSITYKLYEEIAEEQLMEMHPMMRQMFGR encoded by the coding sequence ATGGGTTGGAAAGAGACGGCCGAACCAGTTTTAACGCGGATGCCCGCAGTCGAGCGTCCGGAGGGGCACGTACCCTTCCGGCGCAAGCTCGGCTGGACCGCCGGGATTCTCGTGTTGTACTTCTTCCTCACGAACGTCACCCTCTTCGGGTTAGACGTTTCGACGCAAAGCGACCTGTTCGGACGCTTCCGGTCTATCCTCGCCGGGGCGCAGGGGTCGATTCTACAGTTGGGTATCGGTCCCATCGTCACCGCGAGCATCGTCCTCCAGTTGCTCGGTGGTGCGGACCTGCTGGGACTCGACACGAACGACCCGCGCGACCAGATCCTCTATCAGGGACTGCAGAAGTTCCTCGTCGTCGTGATGATCTGTCTGACGGGCATCCCGATGGTGTTCGCCGGGAACTTCCTCCCGCCGAGTCAGGCCGTCGCCGAGGCGCTCGGAATCTCGGCGACCGGCGTGAGAACGCTGCTGTTCGCCCAGATATTCGTCGGCGGCGTCCTCATCCTGTTCATGGACGAGATCGTGAGCAAGTGGGGCGTCGGCTCCGGTGTCGGGCTGTTCATCATCGCCGGCGTGAGCCAGCAGCTCGTCGGCGGGCTGTTCGCGTGGCCGTCGCTCGGCGGCGCGCCCGGCTTCATCCCGACGTGGATCGGTATCCTCACCGGCTCGCAGCAACTGGCCGACGGTCAGTTACTCACCGGTGCGGGTATCCAGGCGCTACTGTTCCAACCGGGACAGATTCTCGCCTTGTTCACGACGGTGCTCATCTTCGCCATCGTCGTCTACGCCGAATCCGTCCGCGTCGAGATTCCGCTCAGCCACGCCCGCGTAAAGGGCGCTCGCGGGCGCTTCCCCGTGAAGCTCATCTACGCGTCCGTCCTGCCGATGATTCTCGTCCGCGCGCTGCAGGCGAACGTCCAGTTCCTCGGCCGCATCCTCTACTCGCAGAGTCCCGCCGGCGCTAACGCGATTACGCTGTTCGGGACGTCGATGCCGTGGCTCGGTCAGTACGGCTCCGACGGACAGCCCGTAGGCGGACTGTTCTACTACTTCGCGCCGATTCAGGCCCCGCAGGACTGGCTCTGGTTCCTCGCCGGGACGGCGGCGGAGCCGTGGCAGATTCTCATCCGGGTCGCCATCGACCTGACGTTCATGGTCATCGGCGGCGCGATATTCGCCATCTTCTGGGTCGAGACGACCGGGATGGGCCCGGAGTCGACGGCGCGACAGATTCAGAACTCCGGGATGCAGATCCCCGGGTTCCGTCGTAACCCGCAGGTCATAGAGAAAGTGATGGAGCGCTACATCCCGCAGGTGACGGTCATCGGCGGCGCGCTCGTCGGCCTGCTCGCCGTCATGGCGAACATGCTCGGTACCATCGGCCAGGTCTCCGGGACGGGTCTGCTGCTGACGGTCTCCATCACGTACAAACTGTACGAGGAGATCGCCGAGGAGCAGCTCATGGAGATGCATCCGATGATGCGCCAGATGTTCGGTCGGTAG